One Actinomycetospora corticicola genomic window, CACGACGTGACCCTCACCGAGCCGGTCCCCGAGGTCACCGTGACCACCTCGCCCCGTTCGCTGGCCCGCGCGGTCGGCCACGAGGTGCGGTCGCACTCCGACGTCGTGTCCGCGTCGGTCGTCGCCTCGCCGAAGAAGGTCGTGGTGCGGGCGGGCACGCTGGACACCCCCGAGGAGGTCCGGACCGCGGTCCGCGAGCGCGTCGACGAGGCCCTCGGCCGTCTCCCGCTCGCCCGCCGCCCCCGGGTCTCCGTCACCGTCGCCGCCACCAAGGGGGTCAAGTGAGCCGCCGCTCCCGGGCCGCCGTCGCCCGGTCCGCCGCCGGGGACCGCACGCTCGTC contains:
- a CDS encoding DUF6286 domain-containing protein produces the protein MRVVLRLLSPLLGLLVAAVGVLTALEVIVAWVAPSSSPLVVPWPTWQAALAGLTWSSAAVRGVAIGVGVVGLLVLLVGLVARRHDVTLTEPVPEVTVTTSPRSLARAVGHEVRSHSDVVSASVVASPKKVVVRAGTLDTPEEVRTAVRERVDEALGRLPLARRPRVSVTVAATKGVK